The genomic interval CTGGTTTTGGAGTTCAAATTTTTCATAGGTTTGTTTTAAACTCCTTACATTTTTGGTTTTTCCGCTAAATGCTAGTTTTCTTGGAGAACTTAGCTTCATCATTCTAGCAAACTTGATTTTCTTTTcgaaaaatgtttgaatttttgTATTATGTTTCCTCTGCCATGTTTCTGCATCCCTTTTTTACCCTGTTATAAATATTTCTCTTCCTGAATAATTCTTCCTTTCACAATTTTAATTCAGTTTCCCACAtttcgaaaattattttttcctcgAATTGCGTCATCAAACTTGCTCTTTTTTGCCAGCTGCCTTCTCcccatttttttccttaagtTTCCGGTCAAATTCATGGTTTAAATTCAGAGGGTTTCAGTGGGATTTCTAGGACTTCTTTTCAATAGAAATGTAATAATCATTAAGTTCGAAATTGAGTTAGTTAGCAGTCTTGTTTTGCTTTTATAGTTTCTCTGAAAAGTGGCCATTGCTTGGAAGTTGCACGAATTAGggatttcttttttgcttcAGTCATGATTAGTTGTTAAGATTTCCAAAATCTGGATTCTAAAGTGTAAGAAGTTATGATATTTTGTGCTAATCCAGAACACGCGGTAAATTCTACCACTAATGCTTTCTTAAATATCCAAATATTGCAGAATGGGGAGCACAGGGGAAACAGCCTATGGTGCATACACCTATGAGAATCTTGAGAGGGAACCATACTGGCCAACAGAGAAGCTCCGAATTTCTATTACTGGGGCAGGTGGTTTTATCGCCTCCCACATTGCCCGGCGCTTGAAGAGTGAGGGCCACTACATTATTGCTTCTGATTGGAAGAAGAATGAGCACATGACTGAGGACATGTTCTGTCATGAATTCCACCTTGTGGACTTGAGGGTCATGGACAATTGCTTGAAGGTCACTGAGGGAGTTGACCATGTGTTTAATCTTGCTGCTGATATGGGTGGGATGGGCTTCATTCAGTCCAACCACTCAGTTATCATGTATAACAACACAATGATCAGTTTCAACATGCTTGAGGCTGCCAGGGTCAATGGGGTTAAGAGGTGAATTGTCTGTGATACTCAATACTTGGCCTTGGTCTAGTGAACTCCATTATCAAATTGCCCACGCTGTACATGGAATTTCTCCATTGAGTGCACATAtatgtcttttctttttgtatttaattttgataacTGGGTTCGTGCAGGTTTTTCTATGCCTCTAGTGCTTGTATCTACCCTGAATTTAAGCAATTGGAAACTAACGTGAGCTTGAAAGAGTCTGATGCCTGGCCTGCTGAGGTTAGTTACTCTTAGTGGTCACATTTGTTTTAATCTAATAGTTTTCCTTTGTAAGTTATTGATAGAGTTAATGAGTTAACTTGTACACCTGGGTTTAGCCTCAAGATGCTTATGGATTAGAGAAGCTTGCAACAGAGGAGTTGTGCAAGCACTACACCAAAGATTTTGGCATAGAGTGCCGTATTGGAAGGTTCCATAACATTTATGGTCCTTTTGGAACCTGGAAGGGTAAGCTTTTGATTGTAGTGGTAACTAATAAATATGCATGATTTGCTGCTTGTTGGATTTTACCTAATTTTATTACTTGGTTATATCTGTTGTACAGGTGGGAGAGAGAAGGCCCCAGCTGCGTTTTGTAGAAAGACTCTCACTTCAACTGATAAGTTTGAGATGTGGGGAGATGGACTTCAGACCAGATCCTTCACCTTCATTGATGAATGTGTAGAAGGTGTACTTAGGTAAGTGCTTGATGTTCTTATAGTTGTATAGCTGAAATTCATATTCTCATTGATGAGATTCTTCTGTCTGTTATAATGTTGacatttattgtatttatttaacAATTCTGGATTTTCTTGTTCCGCTCTctcctttttgttattttacttattgaaaaaaaaaaaacctggatTGAGGTCACATCATTACAAATTCATAGTAAATACAGggttgtttttttaaatatcacttgTATTAGGACAGGAAATCTGAAGACGGTAGCCTATTTTTACCTTTTCAGTAACCATTctgattattttgtataattttggaaactgcatatataaatatgacTCTTTAGGATGTCAAACGGGCCAGACTGCGTAATAATTGTTTGTTGTACCCAGTTTTTTGTTTAACACGAAAAATTTATGATAGGGTGTTCATAACATACCAATCTGCATGTTTGAGTTCTGAAGTTATATCTTCCCACTTCTCATGAATTAACTGTCCTATAATCAACTCGTGTTTAGATTGACAAAGTCGGACTTCCGCGAGCCTGTGAATATTGGAAGCGATGAGATGGTTAGCATGAATGAGATGGCTGAGATTGTTCTTAGCTTTGAGAACAAGAAGCTCCCTATCCACCACATTCCTGGCCCAGAGGGAGTCCGTGGTCGTAACTCAGACAACACACTTATCAAAGAGAAACTTGGTTGGGCTCCAACAATGAAGTTGAAGGTATTTATAGAACGACGGTTACTTTCCTGTGTTTATTGTTTCCTAATAAACCCGGAGTTTGTGCCAAATAAGGTTACCTTTGTGTTTTATTGGTTATAAACCATGACTTGCTCACCTACTAATGGCATATCTCTAAACGCTACGTTGTAGGATGGCCTGAGATTTACCTACTTTTGGATCAAGGAACAGATTGAGAAAGAGAAGGCTCAGGGTGTTGACCTGGCTGTTTATGGATCATCAAAGGTGGTTGGAACCCAAGCTCCAGTTCAACTAGGCTCACTTCGTGCCGCTGATGGCAAGGAGGCCATATAGCTCAATAAGTTGCACTGAGAAAAGCCaagttttattaagttttggttATGGTTGAATAGAAAATTATCTATGGTTCAGGAAAAGTATTTGAGTTGAGCTATTATATCGATCTCCTGTTTGTTGTATGTATAAGGGAAGCTTTTATGCTCCCAATGGAAGCTTTTTGAGGCTGCCATGTTGGCCTTAATAGCAGGTTCTGTCTCCATGTCCCTTCTGAAGCTAGGCGATGATCTGTATTTTTTTAGGAGATAAATTTGCGTCCAAGTCCTGTAATAATACATTAGTATTTTGCTTGTTTGCTTTTAAAAGTACTTGTTATTTGCATTTGAGATATTAAGTTCTTGGGATTTAGATCACTTGCTATCAACTTGGATCTCTTAAGTCGAAGTCACCATGGCGTCCAGGTCTCTTGACACTTGTGTTTTACTATTTACAAGCGGGTGTCTAATCACACCATGGCGTGCAAGAAGTTCTTTTATCTCTAAAGATAGGGTGTCAATGGCTTTACTTTAGGTATCAATGGCTGAGATGACCCTTGGGCTTGCTAAATATATTTTACCAGTTACAATAATTATAGGTTTCTTCCTTTTGTGGTTTCCCTGATTCAATTTAGAAGTGGTGTGCTGGCAAAAAGAGTATCATCAAAGTATTATTTGTTTCGGGATTCATTATAGATATAAGCATGCCAAATAGACATGTTTgcaaaaagtttttatttaccTTGACTTGCAAGTAATTATTTTCTCAGCAATAACATTGAGAAAGAATTAAGGTGTCGTTTGGTtacaaataagatgagatgaaaattaaataaaatattattaaaatataaatttttaatataatttttattttaagatttaaaaaaattaaattattttttatatttaaaaaaggaaTCCCATGATCTCGGAGAGGTCGAATttcaaacttttctctcaagTATACCCATTACCAAAAAATGGACGTCACTTTGGGATATATGCGGATAACTAGCCACGTGGtgtgtttggaagtttagaaaaattataataataaaatgagatgagatgagatgagatgtgtaATCAAATGAGGCCTAAGTTTTGATTATGATTGCCGGGAAACAAAAAGCGTTTGTTCATGATTAGTGTAAGCAATTGTGAGTAACTTGTTTGAGAGATGTGAAATATGGCAAAGAAAGTTGAGTAAATTGCAAGGTGAAATGGAAATGAGGGaacatatgatatattattattgagaGTACTGAGAGTACACTCAGAATAccttattactattttttattttattaatactttttacttactttttattactatttattattttttactattatttaatattttattattactttttcattactatttacaaacattcttaaatactttcactatccaaaacTTTGACAGTCTGGCGATCAGGCCCATCAGGTCCAATCATTAATCTCGGTTGGGAATTGGCCACACGGTTCAAGCAATTATTCCTTGTCTGCAATGGATATTCTTTGAGATTACTTgctgataaagaaaaaagaaaaatctaaaccaATATAAAAGTTACCAGTATCCTTTTAGGTTTTGCAGTTGATGACAGTTTGAGAAATGGTACAGGGCACTCCTGCTGCAGATAAGAAGAAGTGCTGTGTTTGGCATGTCTTCATTTTCAGAAAGCGAAAGATGATATCTTGATTGTCCATAAACTTGACATTTTGAGTTCAGTGGCTGAAAAACTGGAGAGCTGTGTCGCAATTAAAGTGGCGTGGGGTTAAGCTGTTAAGGTCCACGAAATCTGGGGGAGATCACGCGGTTTCTCATCTTGCTACGTGGTAGCACAAAACTcttaaaaagagtaatactacacgTGCTTTATGACAGAAAATGACTTCCCCCCATTTCAATTCCTTTCACAAGCTCCCATCCCACGTGGGAGTTGGGACACTTGCAAAATGCGATGTTGGGCATGTGATCTGATCTGTCTTTTGGATTATTCAAAAAACTGTTATTGGTCTTTCTTtcaattattatgttttataattTCCGATGCGAcataaaatgattaataaattaataataaataataaatattttttaataatctaatTGGTAAATAAGATTAATTCGAATTATCTTAAAGATTGGAATTCCCAGAAGTTCGGATCTTTACTTGTCTTACAGCCCATGTCACTTTGTTGTTTGTACCTCTAGATTGCTTAGGAGGCTAtaagagttttttaaaaaatttcacgCTTTAAGATTAAGAGATTTAGATGGTTGCTTTAGGAAATTATACAGAGAGAtgagagctttttttttttttatacattcactttttcactcttctaCTTTAATGTacgtaaaattcttttttttaaagagttttctCATACGAGGTTAATTAACTCTCCTGAAATTAAGTAGTAGTGGTGAGAAGTTAATTAATTCCTAGTGGTGGAgagttaaataataaattccCCATCCATCTGGTAACCATTAACGATCTCCTTCTGATTCTCTAATCAAGTATTCCTGATATAGAAAATAAAGCGTGCGACATGACGAAAATGTAAATGGTAAGAGTACTATATTAAGTCATCATCTTACTAACATAGTACATCACTCATAGCATCTCGTCTATGCTCCAGACTATTTGATCTTACTAAGTCAAGGGTTCTTAATCTGTTACGAGTTTATAACTCAAAATAATTCTTGACCTCacattatataatatgcttATGATTATATCTAGTTAAAACGACATAATTGTCCAGGCTatgaaacataaaataacaagtAAGAATCCAAACAAGCTTCCCTAGACATTCATGTCAATTCAATTAGACTTGACTACTTTCCTAGACATGCTCCGCGAGACCATATCATTCATGGCCCTAAGAAAACATACTAAAGTAGCAACATCAAGTTTTCATCTCATGACATAGTTTCAGGTTCAAGGATATAGGAATAGATCATTTATTAATCCATTAGGGCTCGCATAATGATGGAGCAAGGACCCATCCAATCACTCTCTCAAATGGTCGTCTATATCACATACAGTATGAAATGTATGTTACGGCGGAACTCCCACTTCTTTGAGCTTGTCACGTTCAAACGCCGTTGGAATTTTCGTCTAGTCACCACAACGGTGCTCTAACTTGAGTTTTTTTAGCACAATCACTTATCTAACACCTGCTTAAAGTCTCACATTCCGCTTTAATCAAGTTTCATGAAGTTGTGCAAATACTTCATATACGACTCTTGCAAATCTCATTTTAGCAAAGTTAAGGCGACgttctttaaatttatcttgaaTGCTCTAAAAGTATCAAAATGTTTACTTGCTCGCTTTCCAAGCGTCAAAGTGATTAATTTGTCTCATCTTGCTTGCTATTCAAGCACTAAGGTGAACATCCATATGAGTGGACTGATCTTTTTCTTGTGACATCTTTATAATGTGTGATTTCACGTAGTATCAATTAACTTATAATATGAGTTAAACACAATAATCTCACTGATGTAATAAATACTAATAGTGTCCAAGGTATCCTTAATACAACATAAGTCAAATTCGATGAAGTCCCAACTCCTAACATGAGTTTGGAAAACATTTCTATTAATAACCTTAGTCAGAGGATTAGTTACTGTCTTACTAGTAGAGATATGTTGTAGAATCACCTCTCCTTGCGCAACATCTCAAATGTAgtgaaaatgaatatatatgtgtttGGTTCTGCCATGATATTTGGGATTCTTGGCATATGCCAAAACTGTTATACTATCACTGTATATCTTAATAACTTCATTTGCAAGAGCTGTAACCTTTAGGTGCTGAAAAACTCTCTTCAACCAAACAACCTCTTGTGTAGCTGCTGAACAAGCAACGTACTATGAATCTATCGTGGACAAAAcaatacatgatttttttttactatactAAGAAATAGCTTCCCCCACTAAGCATAAATGTGTAACCCGTTGTAGATTTTTGCTCATCTGTATCACTAGCCCAATCAACATCGTTATACCtttaggggaggtttggatagtgagttgagatgagatgaaagttgaataaaatgttattagaatatttttttttagatttgaaaaatttaaattgtttattgtattttatttggagatttagaaaagttgtaatgaccagatgagatgaaatgagatgagataagagagatgagttgagatgattttggtATCCAAACCTTCCCTAGTCTCATGTCTCCACCCTAATAGCAAAGACCGAGATCTCATATCCCATGAAGGTATCGAGAAATCCTCTTAACTCTTGCTAATGAACAAGCCCTTGGCTACTATGATAACAACTAATCAATCTAATTGCAAAGCAAATGTCAGATTGTGTACACAACTTAGCATACATCAGACTTCCAATTGCATTTGCATAAGGAATTCTGGTCATTTATTTCGTTTTCTCATCATTCTTAGGGCATTGTTTTAGGCTCAATATATAGCCATTTTCAATTGGAGTGTTTGTGGGCTTGGAGTTGTGCATACGAAATTGTTCTAGAACTTTCTTAATGTAAGTCTCTTGAGACAAAGTAAGAAGTTTCCTAGATTGATcccttgaaattttaatttccaaCATATAATTtgcttcacccatatccttTATCTCAAAATTAGAAGacaaccactcttttgtggcgacaaTTATCTCCATATTATTTCTAACTAATGAAATGTCATCCACgtacaagaaaaaattagaaaactctTCCCTGTATGTTTGATATACCCGCAATGGTCTTCTTCTAGTACCCTAAAGCCAATTGAAGTAATGGCCTCATAAAATCTGAATAACCATTGTCTAGACGATTATTTAAGGCCATAAATTGAAAGTTTCAGTTGGCATACTTTGTGCTTTTGTCCCTCAATCTTAAAACCAACAGATTTATCCATATAGATATTCTCGTCTAGTTCTCCATTAAGAAATGCAGTTTtcacatttatttgaaaaagtttcaaatctaTATGTGCAACTATAGCTAGAATGAAGTGAATGGATTCAAATCTTACCATAGGGgagaatttttcttcttaactGTTTCTTCTTAACCTACACCTTCTCTTTGAGTATAACCTTTCACCACAAGTTGAGCCTTATACTTATCAATTGATCCATCGGCCtgtacttaatttttaaaatccaTTTGTTTTCAATAGATTTGTGTCTAGGTGGAAGATCAACTAACTCCCAAATTTAGTTCTTTGccatataattcatctcatctctcatagTAGCTAGGCATTTATTTGAAGCATGTGAACTTAGTGCTTCCCCATAAGAAGAATGCTCAGCAAAGTCACATGGAGCACACATGAAAGATtctccttcaatctcaaaatgacGACGATGAATGGTTCGATGTTCACTTCTACATAACCGAGACTCTTGTAAATCACTTTCTAGTAGTATACTCCCACTAGGAGGCAATTCACTCCACTATCTTTTGCGATTATAGGATATGATAATTCTCCACCATTGCTAAAAGATAGTGTAACTCCCTCAGGTTTTTGCACctcaaaaagttcaaaatcagTCTTTGTTTCAccaatattagaaaaattattctcgATAAATATAACATCATGTGTCTCTATTACAATCATTCTTTCGTTAAGATGCTCACCATATATTACATAACCCTTTGAGCtctttgaatattttatgaaaatatgtttatttgttttaggGCCAAGTTTATCATATTTATGGGAAGTGGTATGAATATAACCCGTAGAATCCTAAGGTCGCAAATGTTCCAAACTTGGTTTTGTGTCATTCCATAATTCATATGGAGTTGACTTAATAGATTTAGAAGGCACACAGTTCAAAATGTAGGTATAGCTAGAAGAGCATCCCTCCAAAATGATATTGGTAGGTTAGCTTGTGTCATCATTGATTGAACCATTTCAGTTAAGGTATGATTCCTCCTTTTCgtaacaccattttgttgtgatgCGCTAGAAATAGTTAATTGCCTACGTATCCATTCTTGCTCATATAGTTATTGAAACTCTTTAGACATGTGCTCTCGATCttgatcaattattaaaaattttaaatttgttgctTTATAATTCTCAACCACATCTACAAAGCACTTGAAGTAGTCTAATACTTCTAAGCGATGAGAGATCAGATAAACATAATTGAAACGTGAGTAGTCGTCTatgaagatgagaaaataaGAGGCACCATGATGTGCTTTTACGTTCATAAGTCCACAAATATCATAATGAACTAGCTCTAAAGGATAAGATACCCTAGGAGCTTTTCCAAAATGCTTCCTACAGACCTTACTAACTAAATAAAACTCATACACAGGTAGGCTTACATTAACGAGAGACCCCAGTAGGCATTCTCTTGCAAGTATGGCCAttctatattttactatttGGCCTAGTCTAGCCTGCCATTTCAATCGCCATTTGTagccataaaagaaaaagaggaattaTCTAAATCCAACATAAAGAAAccattcaaaagaaaaccattcaaaagaaaaccatgTCCAAATAAAAGTCCAGTTGTAGGccatcaaaatgaaaagtaaaaccaagttctaatatagaaataattgaaaatagattatattgaaCACCATGTGCATAAAGCACATCATGAAGAAGTAATAAGTGCCCCAAACACATCTTGAGTTGCTAGGTTCCAACTTTAAATATTTCCTCCCGAGTTTCGTAACCCAATATAATGTATTGTCTGCCAGCTGATATTCTTCTATAATCTATAAACCCAACTCGATCTCAAGTTATATGTTTGGTTGCTCCTGTGTGTACAATTTATACAAGGATTGAgtgaacaataaaaatatataaacaaacataaGTAATGAAAGAGTTGTGTTTAATGGATACATTCTTTACCTCAGTGCACACACGAACAAAGTGTTTCACttttccacaattataataCTTTAATTTGGACATGTCCTTGCCAGCATGCTTGCCTCTGCAGTGCTTTGCTATCTTTCCATCCCTTGGCATAAGACTATTTGCCTATCAAGCAAATCTCCCATATTGCTTGCGCTTAGGCTTGCATGTCTTGTGTTTTCTAGCTTGGGCAACAAGAAGAGTATTATGATGTGCATCTATGCGCTCAGCCTCTAGTTTCAAATGAAAAGATATATAAGtaaaaatcttaataattttactGTGTCAAAACGAGCTTCATTTGCCACACTTGGTTGCCCTTGGTAGCCACCCATGAAGGGCGGTAGTTTGCtgctctctcttttatttatataaatatgataaaatagttaattttttatttcctaacttatcttaatataattttttgattatttttataacatttataaccttttttaaaaaatatttatgaacttATTAAACTCTAAGTGTTGGAAATTCAATGTTATTCTTCATATTTCTACgctttttctaatatattttatttttttaaaaaaatgtgttagtttttttttctcaatttaatgcttgtttaaattttaaactttttttaatgagtttattacttttataattttattatttttttaaaaaaaacttaatgctttttatattttgtgtctatattttttttgttaactttctaagactttataattttatctttttaaattatgttcttCATTTCTGATTTTTTAGATCTTTTGATTATTTACACTGACGTGGCATGTTTACTGTatagtttttaaaattctcGAATGTCTACTATACATAAGATAACACAAATCGTCTTTTAATATGTCATGATATTTTGGTCCATGGCCACGttaaagataagatgaaatgaaatgagttgagattaaagttaaaaagttaaataaaatattgttagaatatattttttaatattatttttattttgtgatttgaaaaaattaaattatttattttattttatgtaaaaatttaaaaatattataataataagataagagatttttaaaatttttaaaattttaatcttaaaaacaTACCAGACCTACTAGTCTTGACAGGAGTAGGGGGAGGGCATTGGGTCGCCAAACTCGACCTGCCCACCCAACTAGGAATTGGCTAGCCAAGGCCCAAGTTGCCTGTTATTTGGGCAGGGCAGAcgtataaaagtaaaaattttaacttgCCGAGTAGGTGGCGGGCGGCCCACCCGCTCTCCTGCGTTTTATTTACCCACTTgataagttaatataattataatatatatgtgtatattttatatgtatttcaAGTTCCAATTCTTTATCCTTgctatcattttttcttttgaataattctacttattattctcacacaccacacactacacaccacacaccacacttattttaattttaatttttaatttttcctatAACAAGCATTtggtgtatagatgataagtagaacaactcaattagtttaacaagaataaaataaaataaaaaataataaaaataaaaagtcaaaaaataattttaaaatatgtaaagtttgtactgtgggatgatgagtaaaatccTTGATGATTTGATCAAATGAAACATTAAATCTACTTTGTTTGGTGATCTGTTCTAAATTCTTGTTTGGTGATCTATTCAGAATGATAATGTTAATAATCTACTTAGAAGTGTTGGAACTGTGGATTTTGGAGGTAGAGGTAATTTGGATGGACGTTGGCATTGAAATCCACCCGTTTGTTTACTATTGACACAACAACTAcgtcacaaaatatatattgtgtCAGTTTACTATTGAAccgttgtaaattttttttttcttccagtCAGAAGTCTGCCGTTAGTCTTTCATGCAAACATGATGATCCATTTGTGACGGTCCGTTTTTGTTACAAAAAGTACGTTTGAATGCATGTCTTCATGTTCGAAAGTGAACCCAGCCGACTAACATTCAAGCGTTATTTTTCTAACGTTTGATTATAGTAATgcgaacggttagtaaatacaTTCGTACATATACGTCGAACGTTAAAAATGTGACGTTAGaatgattcaatttttttagttCAAACGTTAGTTTAACATTAGTTCGAACATGATGAGATACACGTTCGGAGCAGGGATACACTTTCATGTTATACAACGCTACATGTTCAAGCATTTACTGTCACAAGTATCAATTGATTTCTATTCGAAAGTTGTTTCGAACGTGTGCTTCAAGTTCGAATGTGTGTggtttacattcaaacgtaaagtcaatcaaaattaataaacagataaaaattaaatatcacaCTAATTATCCAAATTCATGTATCATACACAAATAACAGAACGAGGTATTGCGGTGACTTCATGGCTGAGCTCACGGTTGCTGCTCAGTTGCGCACGGAGGAGTTTGGCATACGTGAATGGGAGTTGCTTGACCGATCTTCAACACATGAGTGAGACGGTGGAGGTCCTTGGCGGGGAATCTGAGGTTGAGCTTCACGGCACAGGCACAGCAGTAGCAACGGTTCTCTCGGCTATGCTATGACACTGGTTTCTGCTCCCCCATCTTGTTGCTGCTCACGGACCCACGGTGGCGCCAAGTGGCTTGGCACAGAGGAGAacgagagagatagagagagagagagagagagagagagagaagtcagGAGAGGCAGAGGCAAACCGAGATGCCGACATTCCATTGTGGGGTGGACAACAGTGGCTCTACTGGTGTTCAAGGCACTGCTGCTGCTCTTAGTGCTCCTGATGGC from Juglans microcarpa x Juglans regia isolate MS1-56 chromosome 4S, Jm3101_v1.0, whole genome shotgun sequence carries:
- the LOC121262589 gene encoding GDP-mannose 3,5-epimerase 2 produces the protein MGSTGETAYGAYTYENLEREPYWPTEKLRISITGAGGFIASHIARRLKSEGHYIIASDWKKNEHMTEDMFCHEFHLVDLRVMDNCLKVTEGVDHVFNLAADMGGMGFIQSNHSVIMYNNTMISFNMLEAARVNGVKRFFYASSACIYPEFKQLETNVSLKESDAWPAEPQDAYGLEKLATEELCKHYTKDFGIECRIGRFHNIYGPFGTWKGGREKAPAAFCRKTLTSTDKFEMWGDGLQTRSFTFIDECVEGVLRLTKSDFREPVNIGSDEMVSMNEMAEIVLSFENKKLPIHHIPGPEGVRGRNSDNTLIKEKLGWAPTMKLKDGLRFTYFWIKEQIEKEKAQGVDLAVYGSSKVVGTQAPVQLGSLRAADGKEAI